In one Komagataeibacter sp. FNDCR2 genomic region, the following are encoded:
- a CDS encoding 2OG-Fe(II) oxygenase: MQPNHVIAALTASPVLPWPFPHWQMHDVLPASVASALVTWMPDARFLGGESGGQRAGRNGRRLFITPALRAANPALDDLARLFDDGRTRATFTSCCDADLENAALRLELCLDTDGFWLEPHTDIGAKRLTLLVSLSMGAEAADWGTDIMTAEGAPVARASGLFNSGLLFIPSDRSWHGFLPRPLTGVRRTLIVNYVGPEWLATDELARPAPNA, from the coding sequence ATGCAACCCAACCACGTCATTGCTGCCCTGACCGCCAGCCCTGTCCTGCCATGGCCCTTTCCCCACTGGCAGATGCACGACGTACTGCCCGCATCGGTGGCCTCGGCGCTGGTGACGTGGATGCCGGACGCGCGCTTCCTTGGGGGGGAGAGCGGGGGACAGCGGGCCGGGCGCAACGGACGCCGGCTGTTCATTACCCCCGCACTCCGCGCGGCCAATCCGGCGCTGGACGATCTGGCCCGCCTGTTCGATGACGGGCGGACACGCGCGACATTCACCTCCTGTTGCGACGCGGACCTTGAAAACGCGGCCCTGCGTCTTGAACTCTGCCTTGATACGGATGGGTTCTGGCTTGAACCCCATACCGATATCGGGGCCAAGCGGCTGACGCTTCTGGTCTCGCTTTCCATGGGCGCGGAAGCGGCCGACTGGGGCACGGATATCATGACGGCGGAAGGCGCGCCGGTGGCGCGGGCCTCGGGGCTGTTCAATTCCGGGCTGCTGTTCATTCCATCGGACCGGTCATGGCACGGTTTCCTGCCGCGCCCGCTGACGGGGGTGCGCCGCACGCTGATCGTCAACTACGTCGGCCCCGAATGGCTGGCGACGGATGAACTGGCCCGCCCCGCCCCCAACGCCTGA
- the hemN gene encoding oxygen-independent coproporphyrinogen III oxidase — protein sequence MNAADSTLLSRYGGNLPRYTSYPTAAQFSDAVGPAESQQWLSALPASQPVSLYLHVPFCDILCRFCGCNTAVLRDTDARAAYAALLHEELRRVVALIGPGRRVTHLQWGGGTPTTLPASAMRRVMQAIRQDFVIAPDAEISIEVDPRHLPPEYPALLHELGFNRASMGVQDLDANVQKACGRIQSWEQTRACLDALRAAGVDSINIDLIYGLPRQDTDSVTRTARAVASLRPDRLAVFGYAHVPWKQKRQNLMPVGELPGPQARIAQRAAIDTVLRDEGFLPVGLDHYVSPHDSMARAMESGTLHRNFQGYTTDSAPALIGIGASAISSLPDGMTQNATTSAAYARLMAEMTDRLPVMRGVPLLADDHVRAAIIKQLMCTMQVDVDQIITEYHLPAGSFGPELSRLVPMVQDGLVDMTARHVQVTEKGRAFVRHVASVFDRYLSPQSSTRHASAL from the coding sequence ATGAACGCGGCAGACAGCACCCTGCTTTCGCGCTACGGTGGCAATCTGCCGCGTTACACCAGCTATCCCACCGCCGCACAGTTTTCCGATGCGGTGGGACCGGCGGAAAGTCAGCAATGGCTCTCCGCTCTGCCGGCGTCACAGCCGGTTTCCCTTTATCTGCACGTTCCCTTCTGCGACATTCTGTGCCGGTTCTGCGGGTGCAATACCGCCGTGCTGCGCGATACGGATGCACGCGCGGCCTATGCCGCCCTGCTGCATGAGGAACTGCGCCGGGTCGTGGCCCTGATCGGTCCCGGCCGCCGTGTCACCCATCTGCAATGGGGCGGCGGCACGCCCACCACGCTTCCCGCCAGCGCGATGCGCCGCGTCATGCAGGCCATACGCCAGGATTTCGTGATCGCCCCGGATGCAGAAATCAGCATCGAGGTCGATCCCCGCCACCTTCCGCCCGAATATCCCGCCCTGCTGCATGAACTCGGCTTCAACCGCGCCAGCATGGGCGTGCAGGATCTGGATGCGAACGTGCAGAAGGCCTGCGGCCGGATCCAGAGCTGGGAGCAGACGCGCGCCTGTCTCGACGCGCTGCGCGCGGCCGGGGTGGACTCCATCAATATCGACCTGATCTACGGCCTGCCCCGGCAGGATACGGACAGCGTCACCCGCACGGCGCGTGCGGTGGCGAGCCTGCGCCCCGACCGGCTGGCCGTGTTCGGCTATGCCCATGTGCCGTGGAAGCAGAAGCGCCAGAACCTGATGCCGGTGGGCGAACTGCCCGGCCCGCAGGCGCGGATTGCGCAGCGCGCCGCGATCGACACCGTGCTGCGCGACGAAGGCTTCCTGCCCGTGGGGCTGGATCACTATGTCAGCCCGCATGACAGCATGGCGCGCGCCATGGAGTCGGGCACGCTGCACCGCAATTTCCAGGGCTACACCACGGACAGCGCCCCGGCCCTGATCGGTATTGGCGCGTCCGCCATTTCCTCCCTACCCGACGGCATGACGCAGAACGCCACGACATCCGCCGCCTATGCCCGGCTCATGGCGGAAATGACGGACAGGCTGCCGGTCATGCGGGGGGTGCCCCTGCTGGCCGATGACCATGTGCGCGCCGCCATCATCAAGCAGCTCATGTGCACGATGCAGGTGGACGTGGACCAGATCATTACGGAGTACCACCTGCCCGCGGGCAGTTTCGGCCCGGAACTGTCCCGTCTGGTGCCCATGGTGCAGGACGGGCTGGTGGACATGACCGCCCGGCATGTGCAGGTTACTGAAAAAGGGCGCGCTTTCGTGCGCCATGTCGCATCGGTGTTTGACCGCTACCTGTCCCCGCAGAGCAGCACACGCCATGCGAGCGCCCTGTAA
- a CDS encoding OmpW family protein, which yields MKNIRNIALSAAFGAAALTPVAVQAQTAAPTTYVNAPLAAPVAPAQPKGRCGIFQTCASTKIGLGKGDFMIRLSAVGVLPEDRDSKVWVNNQAMANTRVKTTNQVMPELTFEYFLTDNISLDLIATSTRHEVAAEGGALQGLTGHGKTDAGSAWVLPPTVTVAWHFRPHKRLNPYVGVGGTFMWFHNMSGSGALGLNKLNSGFTGGPSINAGVDYQLVGNWFFNFDVKQMFVRMHAWAENDSESLKVKAHDSLDPTVVSAGIAYRF from the coding sequence ATGAAGAACATTCGCAACATCGCCCTGTCGGCCGCTTTCGGCGCCGCGGCGCTGACACCGGTCGCGGTCCAGGCGCAGACCGCAGCACCCACCACCTATGTCAACGCGCCGCTGGCCGCGCCGGTTGCACCCGCGCAGCCCAAGGGCCGCTGCGGCATTTTCCAGACCTGCGCCAGCACCAAGATCGGTCTGGGCAAGGGTGACTTCATGATCCGCCTGTCCGCCGTGGGCGTGCTGCCGGAAGATCGTGACAGCAAGGTCTGGGTAAATAACCAGGCGATGGCCAACACCCGCGTCAAGACGACCAACCAGGTCATGCCGGAACTGACGTTCGAATACTTCCTGACCGACAACATCTCCCTTGACCTGATCGCCACCAGCACCCGCCATGAAGTCGCGGCCGAAGGCGGCGCGCTGCAAGGCCTGACCGGACATGGCAAGACCGACGCGGGCAGCGCATGGGTTCTGCCGCCCACGGTCACCGTCGCGTGGCATTTCCGTCCGCACAAGCGCCTGAACCCGTATGTGGGCGTTGGCGGCACCTTCATGTGGTTCCACAACATGAGCGGCAGCGGCGCGCTTGGCCTGAACAAGCTGAACTCCGGCTTCACGGGTGGCCCGTCCATCAACGCCGGTGTGGATTACCAGCTCGTGGGCAACTGGTTCTTCAACTTCGACGTGAAGCAGATGTTCGTGCGCATGCACGCCTGGGCTGAAAACGACAGCGAAAGCCTGAAGGTGAAGGCCCACGACTCGCTCGACCCGACCGTCGTGTCCGCTGGTATCGCCTACCGGTTCTAA
- a CDS encoding Crp/Fnr family transcriptional regulator, whose product MSDMPSCQFESRPRRIVIGSSGVQADFCATCTVRPTSVCNVIGQADMARLAEAAVETIIPPGRGFIEEGAPATDFFNVTSGTAKLFKALPDGRRQITGFAAPGHFLGLAVSDSYAFGAEAVDTVRACRFSREKMAELLDDFPRLERRLLEEASNELVAAQNQMLLLGRKTARERVASFLLDQMRAETPLDQNGHRGSLHLPMTRGDIADYLGLTIETVSRTLSWMRSQGMIDVGKGYAITILSVGRLDILAAGNG is encoded by the coding sequence ATGTCGGATATGCCTTCGTGTCAGTTCGAGTCGCGGCCACGGCGTATCGTGATCGGGTCATCCGGTGTGCAGGCTGATTTCTGCGCCACCTGTACCGTCCGTCCCACCAGTGTGTGCAACGTGATCGGGCAGGCTGACATGGCCCGCCTGGCGGAAGCGGCGGTGGAAACCATCATTCCCCCCGGCCGTGGCTTTATCGAGGAAGGCGCGCCCGCCACCGATTTCTTCAACGTGACCTCCGGCACCGCCAAGCTGTTCAAGGCCCTGCCGGACGGGCGGCGGCAGATCACCGGCTTCGCGGCGCCGGGGCATTTCCTGGGGCTGGCGGTATCGGACAGCTACGCTTTCGGGGCGGAAGCGGTCGATACGGTGCGGGCGTGCCGCTTCTCGCGTGAGAAGATGGCCGAACTGCTGGATGATTTCCCCCGCCTTGAGCGCCGCCTGCTTGAAGAGGCGTCGAATGAACTGGTGGCGGCGCAGAACCAGATGCTGCTGCTTGGCCGCAAGACGGCGCGCGAGCGGGTGGCGAGCTTCCTGCTTGACCAGATGCGCGCGGAAACGCCGCTGGACCAGAACGGCCATCGCGGCAGTCTTCACCTGCCCATGACACGCGGCGACATTGCCGATTACCTTGGCCTGACCATCGAAACCGTCAGCCGTACGCTGAGCTGGATGCGCAGCCAGGGCATGATCGACGTGGGCAAGGGCTATGCCATCACCATCCTTTCGGTGGGTAGACTCGACATACTGGCGGCGGGGAATGGTTAG
- a CDS encoding AI-2E family transporter codes for MPPETEPTPSSYEQIQQQRAIEVMRHSRIDTRTACLLLLSVLAVFYTLYFASAIILPMILALVVNLLLSTPMRFLHSRLHLPKPLAALCLILCVFGIAGAVGTAISVPATGWLERAPEALNTLRDRLAFLRGPFQLLTSASDRIRNFMTIAGGRLDHPAPAMETTGEHVIVVASPGVGGLDRFSSSILLGTQAFMGQFFTMILMLFFLLAQGDSLLRRFVEIMPTFADKRRTVQIAYQIERNVSLYLATITIINSLVGLVNMAQCWLLGLPNALLWGVLAFLLNYIPIIGPMMGIIIYFLVGLFVYPSVWQALLPPAIYLCIHLTEGETITPMVLARRFTLNPVLVMASLMFWDWLWGIFGAFLSVPLLAVFKIICDHVEFLTPIGHIVGGPTRTTPQNPLFTEDAAPDADNDDTLGPD; via the coding sequence ATGCCGCCCGAGACCGAGCCGACCCCGTCATCCTACGAACAGATACAGCAGCAGCGCGCCATCGAGGTCATGCGTCACAGCCGCATCGACACCCGCACCGCCTGCCTGCTGCTGCTCAGCGTACTGGCTGTTTTCTACACGCTGTATTTCGCATCCGCCATCATCCTGCCCATGATCCTGGCGCTGGTGGTCAACCTGCTGCTCTCGACCCCCATGCGCTTCCTGCACAGCCGGCTGCACCTGCCCAAGCCGCTGGCGGCGCTGTGCCTGATCCTGTGCGTGTTCGGCATTGCCGGGGCGGTGGGCACCGCCATTTCCGTACCCGCCACCGGCTGGCTGGAGCGCGCGCCAGAGGCGCTGAACACCCTGCGTGACAGGCTGGCCTTCCTGCGCGGGCCGTTCCAGCTCCTGACCAGCGCATCGGACCGGATCCGCAATTTCATGACCATCGCGGGCGGTCGCCTTGACCATCCCGCCCCGGCGATGGAGACGACGGGGGAGCATGTCATTGTCGTCGCCTCGCCCGGGGTGGGGGGGCTGGACCGGTTCAGTTCGTCCATCCTGCTGGGCACGCAGGCGTTCATGGGGCAGTTCTTCACCATGATCCTGATGCTGTTCTTCCTGCTCGCGCAGGGGGACAGCCTGCTGCGGCGGTTCGTCGAGATCATGCCCACCTTTGCCGACAAACGCCGCACGGTGCAGATCGCCTACCAGATCGAGCGCAACGTTTCGCTGTACCTGGCCACCATCACCATCATCAACAGCCTGGTCGGGCTGGTGAACATGGCGCAATGCTGGCTGCTGGGCCTACCCAACGCGCTGCTATGGGGCGTGCTGGCGTTCCTGCTCAACTACATCCCCATCATCGGCCCCATGATGGGCATCATCATCTATTTCCTGGTGGGGCTGTTCGTCTATCCATCCGTCTGGCAGGCGCTCCTGCCGCCCGCCATCTACCTGTGCATCCACCTGACGGAAGGCGAGACCATAACCCCCATGGTGCTGGCGCGCCGGTTTACGCTGAACCCGGTGCTGGTCATGGCGTCGCTCATGTTCTGGGACTGGCTGTGGGGTATTTTCGGGGCGTTCCTGTCGGTGCCGCTGCTGGCGGTCTTCAAGATCATCTGCGACCATGTGGAGTTCCTCACCCCCATCGGCCACATTGTCGGCGGCCCGACACGGACCACGCCGCAGAACCCGCTTTTTACGGAAGACGCGGCGCCGGACGCGGATAATGACGACACACTGGGGCCGGACTAA
- the pqqA gene encoding pyrroloquinoline quinone precursor peptide PqqA — protein sequence MAWNTPKIVEVPLGAEINSYVCGEKK from the coding sequence ATGGCCTGGAATACCCCCAAGATCGTCGAAGTCCCGCTGGGCGCCGAAATCAACAGCTACGTCTGCGGCGAAAAGAAGTAA
- the pqqB gene encoding pyrroloquinoline quinone biosynthesis protein PqqB, producing MIDIIVLGAAAGGGFPQWNSNAPGCRRARAGDPAAPPRTQASIAISGDGKHWFVVNASPDLRTQINQTPALHPHEGLRSTPIAGVILTGGEIDGITGLFTLRESQPFTLLATAEVLSVLDANPIFEALNREIVTRTAIVPDQPFTLRLTDGTPAGLTIVPFVVPGKVPLYAESGPDPAAICENGETVGLEISDGSHRVCFIPGCARMTDNLRVRLRGADAVFFDGTLWVDDEMVRAGLGQKTGRRMGHMSIDGMDGTIAALRDLDIARKIFIHINNSNPVLLADSPERAQVEAAGWEVSHDGMRITQ from the coding sequence ATGATCGACATTATCGTTCTCGGCGCGGCAGCGGGCGGTGGATTTCCGCAGTGGAATTCAAACGCTCCCGGTTGCAGGCGGGCCAGGGCCGGCGATCCAGCAGCCCCGCCCCGCACACAGGCTTCCATCGCCATCAGTGGTGACGGAAAGCATTGGTTCGTGGTCAATGCCTCCCCCGACCTGCGCACCCAGATAAACCAGACCCCCGCCCTGCACCCGCATGAGGGGCTGCGTTCCACGCCCATCGCCGGTGTCATCCTGACGGGTGGGGAGATAGACGGCATTACCGGCCTGTTCACCCTGCGTGAAAGCCAGCCCTTTACCCTGCTGGCCACGGCCGAAGTCCTGTCCGTGCTGGACGCCAATCCCATATTTGAAGCCCTGAACCGCGAAATCGTGACCCGGACGGCCATCGTGCCCGACCAGCCGTTCACCCTGCGGCTGACGGACGGCACACCCGCGGGCCTGACCATCGTGCCCTTCGTGGTGCCGGGCAAGGTGCCGCTTTATGCCGAGTCCGGACCCGATCCCGCGGCCATCTGCGAAAATGGGGAGACCGTGGGGCTCGAAATATCCGATGGCAGCCACCGGGTATGTTTCATCCCCGGCTGCGCGCGCATGACCGATAACCTGCGCGTACGCCTGCGGGGCGCGGATGCCGTGTTCTTCGATGGCACGCTGTGGGTCGATGATGAAATGGTCCGCGCGGGGCTGGGACAGAAGACCGGCCGCCGCATGGGGCATATGTCCATCGACGGGATGGATGGCACCATCGCCGCCCTGCGCGATCTGGATATCGCACGCAAGATTTTCATACACATCAACAACTCCAACCCTGTTCTACTGGCGGATTCACCCGAACGCGCCCAGGTCGAGGCCGCAGGGTGGGAAGTCTCCCATGACGGGATGAGGATTACTCAATGA
- the pqqC gene encoding pyrroloquinoline-quinone synthase PqqC — MSGHLLSPDELEAALRAIGAERYHNLHPFHRALHDGRLNRAQVQAWALNRYYYQASIPAKDATLLARLPTVELRREWRRRIVDHDGDAPGTGGVARWLKLTDGLGLDRAYVESLEGLLPATRFAVDAYVAFVRDRSILEAIASSLTELFSPTIISERVAGMLQHYDFINSETLAYFHPRLTQAPRDSDFALAYVKEYARTPEQQKAVLDALNFKCGVLWAMLDELEYAYVTPARIPPGAFRPDAA; from the coding sequence ATGAGTGGACACCTGCTTTCCCCCGATGAACTTGAGGCCGCGCTGCGCGCCATCGGGGCGGAACGTTATCATAACCTGCACCCTTTCCACCGCGCCCTGCATGATGGCAGGCTGAACCGGGCGCAGGTGCAGGCATGGGCCCTGAACCGCTATTATTACCAGGCCAGCATTCCGGCCAAGGACGCGACCCTTCTGGCCCGCCTGCCCACGGTGGAACTGCGGCGCGAATGGCGCCGCCGGATCGTTGACCATGATGGTGACGCACCGGGCACCGGCGGTGTCGCGCGCTGGCTCAAGCTGACCGACGGGCTGGGGCTTGACCGCGCCTATGTCGAATCCCTCGAGGGCCTGCTGCCCGCCACGCGCTTCGCGGTGGATGCGTATGTGGCGTTCGTGCGCGACCGCTCCATTCTGGAGGCCATCGCCTCGTCCCTGACCGAACTGTTCTCGCCCACCATCATAAGCGAGCGCGTAGCGGGGATGTTGCAGCATTATGACTTCATCAATTCCGAAACGCTGGCCTATTTCCATCCGCGCCTGACACAGGCCCCGCGTGATTCCGATTTCGCGCTGGCTTACGTGAAGGAATATGCGCGCACCCCCGAACAGCAGAAGGCGGTGCTGGATGCGCTCAACTTCAAGTGCGGCGTGCTGTGGGCGATGCTGGATGAACTGGAATACGCCTATGTCACGCCCGCGCGCATTCCTCCCGGAGCCTTCCGCCCGGATGCGGCATGA
- the pqqD gene encoding pyrroloquinoline quinone biosynthesis peptide chaperone PqqD, producing the protein MTASLADSSVIRFARGVRLQHDRVRDRWIIQAPERAFIPDPVAAEVLKLVDGNRTLGQIVTELAGRFTAPVDVIGRDVHVMVTDLITRQVLTA; encoded by the coding sequence ATGACCGCCAGCCTGGCAGATAGCAGCGTTATCCGTTTCGCGCGCGGGGTCAGGCTCCAGCATGACCGCGTGCGCGACCGCTGGATCATCCAGGCGCCCGAGCGTGCCTTCATACCCGATCCCGTTGCGGCGGAAGTGCTGAAGCTGGTGGATGGCAACCGCACGCTGGGCCAGATCGTGACGGAACTGGCCGGTCGGTTCACGGCCCCCGTTGACGTGATCGGGCGTGATGTCCATGTCATGGTCACCGACCTCATTACCCGGCAGGTACTGACGGCATGA
- the pqqE gene encoding pyrroloquinoline quinone biosynthesis protein PqqE has protein sequence MTDTVLPPMSLLAELTHRCPLQCPYCSNPLALEPRATELATDEWISVLDQAAEMGVLQVHFSGGEPMSRPDLPELVRHAVGLGLYTNLITSGVLLNATTFPVLVEAGLDHVQLSFQDIDTANAEHVGGMKGAQARKLEAARLVVNDGMPLTLNFVIYRENAGRVPQMLEAAVAMGARRVEIAHTQYYGWGLVNRAALMPTMAQLELTTRAVDAAREKYAGRLTIDYVTPDYYADRPKPCMGGWGRRFINITPSGRVLPCHAAETIPNVTFPDVRSGMLADIWRDSPLFNMFRGTDWMPEPCRSCDEREKDWGGCRCQALALAGNAAVADPVCALAPDHERVVQVIDTLPAEPPPFRYRRYARAMDGVG, from the coding sequence ATGACAGACACTGTTCTCCCCCCCATGAGCCTTCTGGCGGAACTGACGCATCGCTGCCCGTTGCAGTGCCCGTACTGTTCCAATCCGCTGGCGCTGGAGCCACGGGCCACCGAGCTTGCCACGGATGAGTGGATCAGCGTGCTGGACCAGGCGGCGGAAATGGGGGTGCTTCAGGTCCATTTCTCCGGGGGGGAGCCGATGAGCCGCCCCGACCTGCCCGAACTGGTCCGGCATGCGGTGGGGCTTGGGCTTTATACCAACCTGATCACGTCCGGCGTGCTGCTCAATGCCACGACCTTTCCCGTGCTGGTCGAAGCCGGGCTGGATCATGTCCAGCTTTCATTCCAGGACATCGACACGGCCAATGCCGAACATGTGGGTGGCATGAAGGGCGCGCAGGCCCGCAAGCTGGAAGCCGCGCGGCTGGTCGTGAACGACGGCATGCCGCTGACACTCAATTTTGTCATCTACCGTGAAAATGCCGGGCGTGTGCCCCAGATGCTCGAGGCCGCGGTCGCGATGGGCGCGCGCCGTGTCGAGATCGCGCATACGCAGTACTATGGCTGGGGACTGGTCAACCGTGCGGCGCTCATGCCCACGATGGCACAGCTTGAACTGACAACCCGGGCGGTGGACGCCGCGCGGGAGAAATATGCGGGCAGGCTCACCATAGATTACGTAACGCCCGATTATTACGCCGACCGGCCCAAGCCCTGCATGGGCGGGTGGGGGCGGCGGTTCATCAACATCACACCCTCCGGCCGCGTGCTGCCGTGCCATGCGGCGGAGACGATCCCCAACGTCACATTCCCCGATGTGCGTAGTGGGATGCTGGCGGATATCTGGCGTGATTCCCCGCTGTTCAACATGTTCCGTGGCACGGACTGGATGCCCGAGCCCTGCCGGAGCTGTGATGAGCGCGAGAAGGACTGGGGCGGCTGCCGCTGTCAGGCGCTTGCCCTTGCGGGTAACGCCGCCGTAGCCGATCCGGTGTGCGCCCTCGCCCCCGATCATGAACGTGTCGTGCAGGTGATCGATACACTGCCCGCCGAGCCGCCGCCTTTTCGCTACCGGCGGTATGCGCGGGCTATGGATGGGGTCGGCTGA
- a CDS encoding stimulus-sensing domain-containing protein, with translation MPRHILSSLPLPARLRRLIPRRGKGEGGKAVVEFMEYRARLVSPLMRRILLVNTVPLGLLALTLLYLTQFQNSLLEAEVSALREQARIYAGALGQSAVTLSRHDVTLEPALARPLLMRLTEPSPSAHARLFAPDGQVVADSRVEQNSHHGEEEKVAPSTPEEEEHSPLHPPSVNIGERLYNWLLGQLPTLSGERIMMLDTPDSDPSIQPVTQPDGTRVMEIPPYIRRNAHHHLMVTVAEPVMHDGRTTVGIIQLTREARDVDRSLFAVRSSILSLFLMALALTILLSWYLSLTIARPLLRLAASAHTMRESADRTDMVPERLLARRDEIGEVARALQDSASALWARMDAIERFAADVSHEIKNPLSSIRSAIESLLRIDDPERQQRLLSIINADVCRLDRLITDISDASRVDAELSRARAEPVAIVPLLSVLVEIHQATRRPGQPSMAVASSGDSPERRLAVMAVEDRLVQVLRNLIGNAVSFSPPDGQILLSAVPAGGMIEIAVNDDGPGIPQAKLDNIFDRFYSERPSSENFGQHSGLGLSISRQIIEALRGTISAENRMDASGRVLGARFVICLPRVEVSRPHP, from the coding sequence ATGCCACGCCACATCTTATCCTCCCTGCCGCTGCCCGCGCGCCTGCGCCGCCTGATCCCGCGCCGGGGAAAGGGGGAGGGCGGGAAGGCGGTGGTGGAGTTCATGGAATACCGGGCCCGGCTGGTCTCACCGCTCATGCGGCGGATCCTGCTGGTCAATACCGTGCCGCTGGGCCTGCTGGCGCTGACGCTGCTCTATCTTACCCAGTTCCAGAACAGCCTGCTGGAAGCCGAGGTCTCGGCCCTGCGTGAGCAGGCGCGCATCTATGCCGGCGCGCTGGGGCAGAGTGCGGTCACCCTTTCCCGCCATGATGTCACGCTGGAGCCCGCCCTTGCGCGGCCCCTGCTCATGCGCCTGACCGAACCCAGCCCCAGCGCGCATGCCCGCCTGTTCGCGCCTGATGGGCAGGTGGTGGCCGACAGCCGCGTGGAACAGAACAGCCACCATGGCGAAGAGGAAAAAGTAGCCCCCTCCACCCCGGAGGAGGAGGAGCATTCCCCCCTCCACCCGCCTTCGGTCAATATCGGGGAGCGGCTGTACAACTGGCTCCTGGGCCAGTTGCCCACCCTGTCGGGTGAGCGGATCATGATGCTGGACACGCCGGATTCCGATCCGTCCATCCAGCCGGTCACCCAGCCCGATGGGACGCGGGTCATGGAAATTCCGCCCTATATCCGCCGCAACGCCCACCATCACCTCATGGTGACGGTGGCGGAACCCGTGATGCATGACGGACGGACCACCGTGGGAATCATCCAGCTCACGCGTGAGGCGCGGGATGTGGACCGTTCGCTGTTCGCGGTGCGGTCGTCCATCCTGTCGCTGTTCCTCATGGCGCTGGCGCTGACCATCCTGCTGTCATGGTACCTGTCGCTGACCATCGCGCGGCCCCTGCTGCGGCTGGCGGCCTCGGCCCATACCATGCGCGAATCCGCCGACCGCACGGACATGGTGCCCGAACGCCTGCTGGCGCGCCGCGACGAGATCGGTGAAGTCGCCCGCGCACTGCAGGACAGCGCCAGCGCCCTGTGGGCGCGCATGGATGCGATTGAACGGTTTGCCGCTGATGTCAGCCATGAAATCAAGAACCCGCTCTCCTCCATCCGCTCGGCCATTGAAAGCCTGCTGCGCATCGATGACCCCGAACGCCAGCAGCGCCTGCTTTCCATCATCAATGCCGATGTGTGCCGACTCGACCGGCTGATTACCGATATATCCGACGCCAGCCGCGTGGATGCGGAACTGTCGCGCGCGCGCGCCGAACCCGTGGCCATCGTGCCCCTTCTGTCCGTGCTGGTGGAAATCCACCAGGCCACCCGCCGGCCCGGCCAGCCCAGCATGGCGGTGGCCAGCAGCGGTGACAGCCCGGAACGCCGGCTGGCCGTCATGGCGGTGGAAGACCGGCTGGTGCAGGTCCTGCGCAACCTGATCGGCAATGCCGTGTCCTTTTCCCCGCCCGATGGCCAGATCCTGCTCAGCGCCGTACCGGCGGGCGGCATGATCGAGATCGCGGTCAATGACGATGGGCCGGGAATCCCGCAGGCCAAGCTCGACAACATATTCGACCGTTTCTATTCAGAACGGCCCAGCAGCGAGAATTTCGGCCAGCATTCGGGTCTTGGCCTGTCCATTAGCCGACAGATCATCGAGGCCCTGCGCGGCACCATCAGCGCGGAAAACCGCATGGACGCCAGCGGGCGGGTGCTGGGCGCGCGCTTCGTGATCTGCCTGCCGCGCGTGGAAGTCAGCCGACCCCATCCATAG
- a CDS encoding response regulator transcription factor, with protein MEPTKQTIVLVDDDRNILTSVQMTLEAEGFTVRTYTDGESALHGLLSRPADLAVLDIKMPRMDGMELLQRLRARSQLPVIFLSSKDEEVDQLMGLRLGADDYITKPFSQRLLLERIRALLRRNEVTRSEATGMSPTGTMVRGNLSLDETRHQCLWHGRDIQLTVTEFLLVKALAARPGLVKSRDQLIDAAYGENIYVDDRTIDSHIKRVRKKFRQVDEAFNQIETLYGIGYRYKEE; from the coding sequence ATGGAGCCAACGAAACAGACGATCGTGCTGGTGGATGATGACAGGAACATCCTGACCTCCGTGCAGATGACGCTGGAGGCGGAAGGTTTCACCGTCCGCACCTATACCGATGGCGAGAGCGCGCTGCACGGTCTGTTGTCGCGGCCGGCCGACCTTGCGGTGCTGGACATCAAGATGCCGCGCATGGATGGCATGGAACTGCTCCAGCGCCTGCGCGCGCGTTCGCAGCTTCCGGTCATTTTCCTGTCCTCTAAGGATGAGGAGGTGGATCAGCTCATGGGGCTGCGGCTGGGGGCGGATGACTACATCACCAAGCCGTTTTCGCAGCGCCTGCTGCTGGAGCGCATCCGCGCGCTGCTGCGCCGCAACGAGGTCACCCGCAGCGAAGCCACCGGCATGAGCCCCACCGGCACGATGGTGCGTGGCAACCTGTCGCTGGACGAGACACGCCACCAGTGCCTGTGGCATGGGCGCGACATCCAGCTTACGGTGACTGAATTCCTGCTGGTCAAGGCGCTTGCGGCCCGCCCCGGCCTGGTCAAGTCCCGCGACCAGTTGATCGACGCCGCCTATGGGGAGAACATCTATGTCGATGACCGCACCATAGACAGCCACATAAAGCGCGTGCGCAAGAAATTCCGGCAGGTGGACGAGGCGTTCAACCAGATCGAGACGCTGTACGGAATCGGCTACCGCTACAAGGAAGAATGA